In the Sandaracinus amylolyticus genome, CTTCGAGCATGCGAGTCCGACACGACGAGCGAGGCGCGGTGTACGCCGAGATCGCGATCGCGATCCTGCCGCTCTTCACGCTGGTGATGGGCGTCGCGCAGCTCGCGCTGATCGCGCAGGCGTCGCTCGTGGTGCGCCACGCGGCGCAGAGCGCGGTGCGCAGCGCGGTGGTCGTGCTCGACGACGACGAGTCGTACTACGGCGGATCGCCGCGCTTGATGATCGAGGACGACGCGCCGCCGGGCGCGCTCACCGCGGTGGTCACCGCGATGTCGGGCTCGCCGGGCGGACTGCCCGCAGCGAGCCGCCTCGGCACCATCCGCACCGCTGCGTTCCGGCCGCTGCTCGGCATCGCGCCCGGGCCCTCGCAGGTCGCGTCGGGCCGCGCGGCACGCAGCATCCGCCACGCGATCGGCGGGGCCTCGAACGACCGCCTCGCGTTCGCGGTGATCTATCTGGATGCCGCCGCGGCGGTGACGTTCCCCGAGACGCCGGGCTCGTCGTCGCTCCGCACGAGCTTCGCGCCCGACGAGCCGATCACGGCGCGCGTGACGATGGCGTATCCGTGCCTCGTGCCGCTCGTCGCGGAGCTGCTCTGCGACGAGTTCGATGCGCTCGACACCAGCGATCTCTCGTACGCCGCGCGCCCCGGCGCGCTCTCCGGCGTGCTCGACGGGAACGTTCGATATCGACTGATCCAGGCCGAGGCGACGCTCACGAACCAAGGCGCGCCCTACCCGTATCCCTGAGGAGCCAGCGATGAAATCGTGTTTCTCGGACACTCGCGGCGCGATCACGGTGCTCGGGCTCTTCGCGGCGCTGGTCGCGACCGGGCTCGTCTTCTACGTGGTCGGGGTCGGCGAGGCGATCCGTCATCGCGAGACGATGCAGGACGCGGCCGATGCGAGCGCGTTCGCTGCCGCGGTGCTTCATGCGCGCGGGATGAACCTGCTCGTGCTGGTGAACCTCGTGATGGCGGGCGCGCTCGCGGTGCTCGTCATGCTCAAGGTGCTGATCACCATCGTGGCGGTGGCGATCGCGATCGTGCTCGCGCTCGCGATCCCGACGTTCGGCGCGTCGCTGGTCGCGCTCGCGCCGCTGACCACCGTGCAGACCGCGCTCTTCCAGGCCGAGGCCGCGCTGCGCGGGCCGGTGTTCGCGGTGCTGCGCATCGGCAATCGCACCGCCGCCGCGATCCGACGCGCCGTTCCCGCGGCCGCGTGGGCGCGCGCGAACGCGGTGATCCAGGACGACGCGTTCGACGACATCCCCGAGACCGCGGTGCCGCTCCCGCCGCGCATCGAGCTGCCCACCGAGGACGACGACTTCGAGCGTCTCTGCGGTCGCGCCGGTCGCGTGGTGGGCGAGATCGTGATGCTGCCCTTCGACAAGATCGGTGTGCTGCCCGACGCGGTGCAGGACGCGATCGGCGATGCGATCGAAGCGCTGGTCGCGGCGTTCTCGCCGTGGTTCTGCGGCGCGGGCGAGGGCGGCGTGCCGCCGAACCTCACGTACTCGGTGGAGCGCTGGATCCCGTCGATCGAGAGCACGTCGGAGTGCCTCGGATCGCAGCTCACGTCGGGCTGTCTCGACGCCGGCGACGCGGAGCTGAACGCGCTCTTCGATCAGACCACCGGCGCGTGCCCGGCCGAGGGCGCAGCGGGCCACGACGACTGCCTCACGCGCGCGGAGGACGCGCGCCACGAGTGCCGCACCACGCCGGGCATCCAGTCGTACGTCTATCAGCTCGAGCGACGACGCCGCGCCTACTGGGCCGAGGACGGACGGGTGCGCCACACCGACGACGATCTCGCGCTCGACTCCGACGATCCGCGCGACCACGACGAGGTGCTCTCGTCCGAGCGCAGCGAACGCGACGAGCGCCTCTGCGACGGTCGATGGAGCGAAGATCCGCGCGGACCGGCGTGTGTGATCACCGAGGTGCCGCGCTTCACCGCGGGCATGCTCCCGGGCTCGCGCGACTCGGCGCGGGTGATCGAGATCGAGGTCGTGCGGCACGTGCACGCCTGCCTCGTCGAAGAGGAGCAGACGCTGATCGAGCAGGACCCCGGGATGCTCGAGGACCGCACCGGGATGGCGTCGCAGCGCGTCGCGTTCGAGAGCGGCGGGTTCGACGTCGAGCTCGGCGGCGAGCCGTTCCAGACGCGCATCCTGGTGATGGGCGAGACGCCCTCGGATCGTGCGGCGCGCGGCGTCGCGGTGGCGGGCGGTGGGAGCCTCGAGGCGGGCGGCGATCTGCCGCTCGCGGATCTCGGTCGCATGTCGATCGCGCAGGCCGAGATGTACTACCCGTCGACCGATCTCGCGGATCGCCCCGACTGGATGTGGAACATGCGGTGGCGCGCCCGGATGCGGCGGGTGCACGTGCCCGCGATCGGCATGCTCGACTCGGCGTGCTCCGCGGTGCCCGGGCTCGACTGCACCGCGGTGCTCGGTCCGCTGCAGGCCTGGGGCACGATCATCGCTCACTGATTCTCCCGGGGGAGGCTGCGCGCCTCCCCTCTCGACCCCTCGAGCTGCGCGTGGGTCCCCACCCACTTGCGCTTCACCGGAGATGCAACGCTGTGGATCTCGAGGTTGCAGATGCGAGCGTGCGCCGCCTACTCTGTCCGCAGTGTGGGCTCCGCGATCGACGCGGCCGCACGCAACGGATGGCGTGGGACGAGGAAGTCACCGCCGAGGCGGGAACGGAAGCGATCGCGACGGCGGGCCCCGAGCTCTCGCTGGTGCACGTGCACGGGCCGGGGCTCTCGAGCGCGGTCACGATGCCGCTGCTCGATGCGCTGGTGATCGGGCGCGCGCGCGAGCCGGGTGTCTACGCGATCCCCGATGCGCGCATCTCGCGCAAGCACGTGCGGCTGCTGCCCGAGGGTGAACGGGTCCGCGTCGAGGACACGAGCACCAACGGCACGTTCGTGATGGGCGCCCGCGTGCAGCGCGCGATCGCGGGCGATGGCGACGTGATCCGCGCGGGCGACTCGCTCTTCGTGGTGCGGCTCCGCGCGCGCGGCGCGATCGACGCGAGCGTCGCGGCGCTGCTCGGCACCGCACCGAGCATGCAGCGGCTGCGCGGCGCGATCCGCACGGTCGCGCCGCACGACGTACCGATCCTGGTGCTCGGCGAGAGCGGCACCGGCAAGGAGCTCGTCGCGCGCGCGCTGCACGACGCGAGTGGGCGCAGCGGCGCGTTCGTCGCGCTCAACTGCGGCGCGATCCCCGAGGCGCTCGCGGAGAGCCAGCTCTTCGGGCACGTCGCGGGCGCGTTCACCGGCGCGCGCAGCGACTTCCCGGGCGTGCTGCGACAGGCCCACGGAGGCACGCTCTTCCTCGACGAGATCGGCGAGATGCCGCTCGCGATCCAGGCGAAGCTGCTGCGCGCGCTCGAAGAGCGCGTGGTGACGCCGGTCGGGTCGACCAAGACGTTCGCGGCGCAGGCGACGATCGTCGCGGCGACGCATCGCGATCTGCGCGCGGCCGTCGACGAGGGGCGCTTCCGCGGCGACCTCTACTCGCGGCTCGCCGGCGTGGTGCTGCGTACGCCGCCGCTGCGCGAGCGTCGCGAGGACGTGCTCGCGCTGGTGGAGCGCACGCTCGGCCGGACGACGTCGGAGCTCGACACCGACCTCGCGGAGGCGCTGCTGCTCCACCCGTGGCCGTTCAACGTGCGCGAGCTGCTCCGCGTCGCGACCGAGCTGCGCATCCGCGCGGCCGAGGGCCCGCTCACGCTCGCGACGATCGCCGATCGCCTCGACGTGCCCTCGCTCTCCGCGCGTCGCGTCGCGGTGAGCACGGCGACGACGATGGAGAGCGAGGTGGTGGTGCTCGTCGAGCCCGCGACCCCGACGATCGTGCCGAGCCCGCCCGCGATCGCGGCGCCGCCGCCGCGCAAGAAGAAGTCGCGTCCCCAGCGCCCGCCGCCCGATCGTGAAGAGCTCGCAGGCCTCGTCGAGGAGCACGGCACCAACGTGTCGCGCATCGCGCGCGCGCTCGGATACTCGCGACGTCAGACCCGGCGATTCCTGATCACCGGCGGCTGGATGAGCGAGAGCGACCCCGACGTGGACTGATCGCCGACGCGCGCTCGCGCGGGAGAACATTCAACCGCAGAGGGCCACGGAGGGCCGCAGAGATCGGAGAAGAGAAAAGACCGTTCTCCTCTCTCTCCTCCGCGGCCCTCTGCGTCCTCTGTGGTTGATTCTTCCTCTTCGGCACGATCAGTCGTCGATCATCGTCGCCCCCTCGAAGACCGCGTCGTCCTGCTCGCGTGAGCGCGCGACGTGCTCGACGATCGCCGCGAGCTGCGCTGCTTCGTCGCCGCGCAGTGCGGTGTCGACGATCTCCGCGACCTCGCGCGCGCTCCCGGGACGTGACGCGGGATCGCGCTGCAGCATCGCGGTCACGAGCGCCGCGATCGACGCGGGCACGTGCGCGGGCAGCGGCGGGATCTCGGCGCGCACCACGAGGCGGCGCAGCTCCGCCGGGCTCGGCGCGGCGAAGAGCTTCCGCTCCGAGAGCAGCTCGTGCAGCACCACGCCGAGCGAGAAGACATCGCTGCGCGCGTCGAGCCGCGCGCCCGCGGCCTGCTCGGGCGACATGTACGAGAGCTTGCCCTTGAGCACCCCGAGGCGCGTCTGGGTCGCGCGCTCGCGCGTCTTCGCGATGCCGAAGTCGATCACGCGCGCGTGCCCGTCGCGCGCGAGCAGCACGTTCGACGGGCTCACGTCGCGGTGCACCAGACCGAGCGGCACGCCGCGCTCGTCGCACGCTTCGTGCGCCGCATGGAGCCCGCGCGCCGCGCCTGCGATCACGTGGAGCCGCACCGCGATCGGCACCACGACGCGCGCGAGCGCGCCGAGCAGATCGCGCACCGAGACTCCATCGACGTGCTCCATCACGAGGAACGCACGCCCTGCGTCCACGCCCGCACCGAGCACCGACGCGACGTTGGGATGACGCACCCGCGTCGCCGCGCGTGCCTCGTGCTCGAGCTCGCGCTGCACCACCGCGAGATCGGCGGCGATCACCTTGAGCGCGACGAGCGCGCCGCTCGATCGCTCGCGCGCGAGATAGACGTCGGCCATGCCACCACGCGCGAGATGACGCTCGACGACGAAGTCGCCGAGCGTCGCGCCGGGATCGAGCCGATCGTGCACCCGACGATTCTACAGACAACCGTTCTCCAAGATGCTCGTGAGCCCGGTGTTGCGCTCGCTGTAGCACCACGCGAGCACGATCCGATCGTTGGGCCCGAGGTTGCGCACGAGCTGGCGGATCCGGTTCCCGATCGCGCGCTGCGAGAGCCGCGACGCGTCCTCGACGACGACGCCCGGCGTGCCCGACCACCGCGCTCGATCCTCGTCGAGGAATTGTCGCTCGTGGATCCCGCTCGCACCGCTCGCGGGCATGCCGTTGCTGCGACACGCGCCCGGGCCCTCGCCGTCCTCCGAGCCGTGCGTGCCGCTGAGCACGTAGGTGCGGCCCGGAGAGCCGTCGACGATGTCCTCGAAGTCCGATTGATCGATCGGGATCGTCGAGACCCAGACGCTCGGACCACCGCCGTTGCGCGTCGGCACCGAGTAGAAGTTCGGCTGCCCCGGGTGATGCCCGATCGCCGCGGGGTTGTAGTAGTCGCTCACGGTCGGCACCGGTTGGCCGTGCGAGCCGTTCGCCGGTCGATTGCGCGGGTTCCGGCGATCGCGCGCGCTGCAGACCATCTCTTCCGCGCCGGCATCGGGCGCACCACGATCGACCCCGGCGTCGCGGCCGCGATCCCGGGTGCCGCCGCGATCGCGATCCCGATCCCGATCGCGATCACGATCTCGGTCACGACGACGATCGGGATCGGGAACGCCGGGCGGGACGAACGCCCCGTCGACGTCGAAGTCGCCGAGGCCGTCGTCGAGCCCTGCGACCGCCGAGTCGTCGAGATCGCCGGCGTCGCCGACGAACGTCTCGCGCGACACGAGGCCGAGCGAGCCCATCGTGGTCACGCCTGCGATCGCGACGAACGCGGTGAGGATCATCTGCTGCGCGCTCATCGCGCCGCGCGCGTCACGCCGGAGCGAGCGCGGCTTCGTGTCGTGGGTGTCCATCGCCGTCGCTCCGAGCAGCGGGCGTGCCGCCCGATCGGTGCGTCCCGCGGGCCCATGCGCATGCGCATCGCGGCGGGCATCGGCGATGCGCATGCGCATGACCCCTGGGCATGCGTGCGTCGGCGCGGCATCCTCGCGGCGCATGAGCGTCGCGGAGGGCTCCGAGGTCGGGGCGATCGTCGGGCCCTACCGCGTGCTGCGTCCGATCGCGTCGGGCGGCATGGGCCGCGTCTACCTCGCGCGACACGTCGAGCTCGGGCGCCTCGCCGCGCTGAAGTTCCTCGCGCGCACCCTCGCAGGCTCGGGGCGCGCGCGTGCGCAGTTCACGTTCGAGGCGCGCGCGACCGCGTCGCTCTCGCACCCGAACGTCATCACGGTCTACGACGTCGGCGAGCACGGCGGGCGTCCCTACGTCGCGCTCGAGTACGTGCACGGCCGGACGCTGCACCAGCTGCTGCGCGCCGATCCTCCGAGCATCGGGCGCGCGGCGCAGCTCGCGGAGGGCATCGCGCGCGCGATCGCGGCGGCGCACGAGGTCGGGCTGCTGCATCGCGATCTGAAGCCGAGCAACGTGGTCGTGGGACACGACGATCGGGTGCGCGTGCTCGACTTCGGCATCGCGCGACTGGTCGAGGAAGACGGCCCGGTCGCGCCCGACGATCTCACACGCTTCGATCTGCGTCCCTCGGCGATCGCGCGGTCGGCGGACGCGTCGGTCGCGGGCACGCCGGCGTACATGGCGCCCGAGCAGTGGGAAGGCCGCGACGCGCGGGGCACCGACTCCTGGGCGATCGGGCTCGTGCTCTACGAGATGCTCGCGCGGAAGCAGCCGCTCGCGGGGCTCGATCCCATCGCGCTGATGGCGCGCCTCGACGGCGAGCAGCCCTTCCCTCCGCTGCCGTCGCGCGTGCCCGCGGAGCTCTCGGCGCTGGTGCTCGGCTGCCTCTCGCGCGACCCCGACGCGCGCCCGAGCGCGGCGGAGATCGCGACCGAGCTGGCGCGCCTCGCACCGATGCTCGCGACCCGCGAGCCCTATCGCGGCCTCGCGCCCTACGAGCGCCGCGACGCCGAGGTCTTCCGCGGGCGCGAGCGTGAGATCGACGAGCTCGTCGCGCGCGTCGAGCGCGAGCCGCTGGTGCGCATCGTCGGTGCTGCGGGCGTGGGCAAGACCTCGTTGGTGCGTGCCGGGCTCGTGCCGCGGCTCGAGCGCACCCAGCGATGGCACGTGCTCGTGGTCCAGCCGGGGCCGAGCCCGTTCGCGAGCATCGCCCGCGCGATCGTCGATGCGTCCGAGGGCGTGCCCGCGGCGCGCGACGATCGCGACCTCGAGGCGCGGCTGCGCACCTCCCCGGGCGCGCTCGGCCTCGCGCTCGGGCGGCTCGCGACGGCGCTGCGCAAGCGCGTGCTGCTGGTGATCGATCCGCTCGACGATCCCACGAGCGAGCGCGACGAGACGCGCCTGCTCGGCGCGGCGGTGGCGCGCGCGGTGGGCGATCCCGCGGAGCCGGTGCGCATCGTGGTGGTCGCGCGCGACGAGACGATCACGGGTGACGTGAGCACCGCGACGACGCGCGTCCGACCGCTCGCGGGGGCGGCGCTGCACGAGGCGATCACGCGCTCGCTCGATCGCGCCGACGTGGAGGACGCGACCGTCGTGGACGTGCTGGTCGAGGAGACGAGCGCGGCGCCGGGTGGCGCGAGCCTGCCGATCGTTTCGTTGGTGCTCCAACGATTGTGGGAGCGCCGCGAAGGCGCGCGGCTCACGCGCGCGGACTACGATGCGATCGGAGGCGCGGTCGGCGCGCTCGCCGCGCACGCCGAGGAGTGGGTCGCGCAGCTCTCCGAGGCCGATGTCGGGCTCGCGCGCGCCGTGCTGCGACGGACCGCGGACGCCGGCGTGATCGCACGCGACAGGCTCGTCGCGGGGCTCGGGGATTCGGCGGGCGCGCTCGTGGAGCGCCTGGTCGACGAGCGCATCCTCGCGCGCGACGGCGAGACGATCACGCTCGCGCACCCCGGGCTCGTCCGCGCCTGGCCTCGGCTCGCCGAGTGGATCGCGACGCAGCCCGACGTGCACCGCACCGTGCTCGCGGCGGCGGAGCGCTGGGCGCGCAGTGGCCGTGCGCGCGCGCTGCTCCTCACGCGCCACGAGCTCGACGAGCTCGCCGCGGCCGGAGGCGCGCCGCCTGCGTGGCCGGAGGACGCACGCGCGCTGGTGCGTGCCTCCGAGGACACGCTCCGCGCGCGTCGTGTGATCACGATCGCGATCGGTGTGTCGATCGCGATCGTGATCACGATGGTGATCGCGCTGAGCCGCTAGGCAGCCGTCAGCGACCCAGCCGCGGGAAGCGCGAGGTACGCGACGTCTCGGCCTCGAGCGTGCGCGCTCGCGCGACGTACTCCTGCGCGAGCTCGTCGTCGCGATGCGCGAGGAGCTCGAGCAGCGAGCGCAGCGCGGTGAGCTCCGCCTCCGCGTCCTCGCGCTGTCGCGCCCGCCGCACCCGCGCGACCAGGCGCGCCGCGCGCTCCTCGAGCTCGGTGCGGAGCTCGTCGCCCTCGGCGCGCAGCGCGTCGGCACCGAGCTCGTCGCCGACGTGCTCGGCGCACGCCGCCGCGCGCGCGAACGTCTCGACCGCGCGCACTCCGTCCTGCACGTCGAACGCGCGTTGCTCTCGAAGCGCGCGCGCGGCGAGCGAGAGCTCGAGCGTGCGCCGTCCCGCGCGCTCCTCCTGATCGCACGATGCCGCGAGATCCTCGTCGAACAGCGCGGGGCGCGACGAGCCCGGCGCATCCTCCGCCGCGGCCGCGCGCGCGCCACGACGTCCGATCACGAGCGTCGCGAGCGACGCCACGATCACCATCGCGACCGCAGCCGAGAGCCCGCGCATCCAGTACGCGCGCATGCCGGGCCCTTCGATGCGCTCGAACGTGATGCGCGCATCGCCGAGCGCGACCGCGCGCCCGTAGGGCGCACGGACCGGCGTCTCGTCCGGCGTCGCGAGCGGCGTGAAGCTCACCGCGTCCCGCGCGAGCTCGATCCGCGCGTGCTCCCACTCGACGCGGCGCGCCCCGATCAGCGCGACGTCGCAGGTCGGCGCGCGGCCGATCGTCACCGGCGAGCGCGCGATCTCGAACGTGTCGCGGGTGCCGTCCTCGTAGTCCACGTGAGCCCGAGCTCGGATGCGCATCACAGTCCCTCCGCGATCGAGAGCGCCATCGGCCCGAGAACGAGCAACATGATGGCGCCGAACACCAACGTGAGCGGCGCGAGGAGCGCGAGGCTCGCGCGCGCCGCCGCTTCTTCCACCGCGACACCGCGTCGCTGGCGGAGCACCGACGCCTGCACCGCGAGCGCATCGGCGAGCGGGCTGCCCTTCTCTTCCGCGCGCAGCGCCGCGTTCACGAGATCACGCACCGGGCGGGTCGGCACGCGCTCGGCGAGGCGCGCGAGCGCCGCGCTGCGCGTCGATCCGAGCTGCAGCTCCTCGAGCATGCGCGTGAGCTCGTCGTGGAGCGGCGAGCCCGCGGCGACCGCGTCGGAGAGCGTCGTGCGCACCGCGCCGACGAAGTCCATGCCCGCGCTCATGCAGAGCGCCATGACCTCGACGCAGCCCGGCAGCGCGCGGGTGATCGTGCGCTCGCGATGGGTGCGCGCTTCACGGAGGATCGAGAGCGGATGCGCGGCGCCGACCATCGTCGCGAGGGGCACCAGCGCGATCGGCACGCGCGGCACCATCGCGCACGCGAGCAGCGCGCCGAGGGTCGCGAGGGTGGACATCACGATCGCCGTGGCGACGAGCTCCGACGCGATCCATCCGTGCGGCGAGCCGGCGCGGGCCAGCGCCTCTTCGGCGCGCACGCCGAGCGATCCCAGCCGCGACGGCGGGAGCCATGCCGCGACGTGGCGCACGAGCGGGTCGATCCACCGCATCACCCCGCCCGCCGCGATGCTGCGTGCGCGGATGATCCCGCGATGGCCCGCGCGTGCATCGGCGAGCGGGGGCTCCGACGCGACGAGCATCGACGCCAGCACGAATCCGATCGCGGCGAGCGCGAGCCCGTAGGTCAGCCAGGCGAGCGAGGTCGTCATCACGTCACACCTCCAGCGAGAGCACCGAGCGCGCGGTGAAGATCGCGGCGAGCCAGAGCGCGATCGCGAGCGCGAGCACGATCCCGCCGATGAGCCCCTCGAAGAGCGGATCGAAGTACCCCGGGCTGAGCGCGCGCAGCGCGAGGGCGATCGCGAGCGGGAGCGCGCCGAGCACCCAGATCTGACCCTTGCCCTCCGCGGTCTTGCTGCGGATCACCCCCTCGAGCCGCGCGATCTCGCGGAGCTGTCGCGCGTTGCTCTCGAGCAGCGCGGGGAGCTCGCCGCCGGTGCGCCGGCCCACGAGCAGCAGCGCGACCACGCCGGTGATCATCGGGCTGCGGATGCGCTCCGAGAGACGTCGCAGCGCGTCGTCGAGCGAGGCACCGAGCTCGCACTCGACGAGGAGGACCTCGAGCTCTTCCGACATCGCGCCGGTCGAGAGGCGCGACGCGTACGCGAGCGCGCCGCCGATCGATCCGTCGGTGCGCAGCGAGCTCGCCATCGCGGTGAGCCATGCCTCG is a window encoding:
- a CDS encoding TadE/TadG family type IV pilus assembly protein, giving the protein MRVRHDERGAVYAEIAIAILPLFTLVMGVAQLALIAQASLVVRHAAQSAVRSAVVVLDDDESYYGGSPRLMIEDDAPPGALTAVVTAMSGSPGGLPAASRLGTIRTAAFRPLLGIAPGPSQVASGRAARSIRHAIGGASNDRLAFAVIYLDAAAAVTFPETPGSSSLRTSFAPDEPITARVTMAYPCLVPLVAELLCDEFDALDTSDLSYAARPGALSGVLDGNVRYRLIQAEATLTNQGAPYPYP
- a CDS encoding sigma 54-interacting transcriptional regulator, which gives rise to MAWDEEVTAEAGTEAIATAGPELSLVHVHGPGLSSAVTMPLLDALVIGRAREPGVYAIPDARISRKHVRLLPEGERVRVEDTSTNGTFVMGARVQRAIAGDGDVIRAGDSLFVVRLRARGAIDASVAALLGTAPSMQRLRGAIRTVAPHDVPILVLGESGTGKELVARALHDASGRSGAFVALNCGAIPEALAESQLFGHVAGAFTGARSDFPGVLRQAHGGTLFLDEIGEMPLAIQAKLLRALEERVVTPVGSTKTFAAQATIVAATHRDLRAAVDEGRFRGDLYSRLAGVVLRTPPLRERREDVLALVERTLGRTTSELDTDLAEALLLHPWPFNVRELLRVATELRIRAAEGPLTLATIADRLDVPSLSARRVAVSTATTMESEVVVLVEPATPTIVPSPPAIAAPPPRKKKSRPQRPPPDREELAGLVEEHGTNVSRIARALGYSRRQTRRFLITGGWMSESDPDVD
- a CDS encoding serine/threonine-protein kinase, with the translated sequence MHDRLDPGATLGDFVVERHLARGGMADVYLARERSSGALVALKVIAADLAVVQRELEHEARAATRVRHPNVASVLGAGVDAGRAFLVMEHVDGVSVRDLLGALARVVVPIAVRLHVIAGAARGLHAAHEACDERGVPLGLVHRDVSPSNVLLARDGHARVIDFGIAKTRERATQTRLGVLKGKLSYMSPEQAAGARLDARSDVFSLGVVLHELLSERKLFAAPSPAELRRLVVRAEIPPLPAHVPASIAALVTAMLQRDPASRPGSAREVAEIVDTALRGDEAAQLAAIVEHVARSREQDDAVFEGATMIDD
- a CDS encoding serine/threonine-protein kinase, whose amino-acid sequence is MSVAEGSEVGAIVGPYRVLRPIASGGMGRVYLARHVELGRLAALKFLARTLAGSGRARAQFTFEARATASLSHPNVITVYDVGEHGGRPYVALEYVHGRTLHQLLRADPPSIGRAAQLAEGIARAIAAAHEVGLLHRDLKPSNVVVGHDDRVRVLDFGIARLVEEDGPVAPDDLTRFDLRPSAIARSADASVAGTPAYMAPEQWEGRDARGTDSWAIGLVLYEMLARKQPLAGLDPIALMARLDGEQPFPPLPSRVPAELSALVLGCLSRDPDARPSAAEIATELARLAPMLATREPYRGLAPYERRDAEVFRGREREIDELVARVEREPLVRIVGAAGVGKTSLVRAGLVPRLERTQRWHVLVVQPGPSPFASIARAIVDASEGVPAARDDRDLEARLRTSPGALGLALGRLATALRKRVLLVIDPLDDPTSERDETRLLGAAVARAVGDPAEPVRIVVVARDETITGDVSTATTRVRPLAGAALHEAITRSLDRADVEDATVVDVLVEETSAAPGGASLPIVSLVLQRLWERREGARLTRADYDAIGGAVGALAAHAEEWVAQLSEADVGLARAVLRRTADAGVIARDRLVAGLGDSAGALVERLVDERILARDGETITLAHPGLVRAWPRLAEWIATQPDVHRTVLAAAERWARSGRARALLLTRHELDELAAAGGAPPAWPEDARALVRASEDTLRARRVITIAIGVSIAIVITMVIALSR
- a CDS encoding FHA domain-containing protein translates to MRIRARAHVDYEDGTRDTFEIARSPVTIGRAPTCDVALIGARRVEWEHARIELARDAVSFTPLATPDETPVRAPYGRAVALGDARITFERIEGPGMRAYWMRGLSAAVAMVIVASLATLVIGRRGARAAAAEDAPGSSRPALFDEDLAASCDQEERAGRRTLELSLAARALREQRAFDVQDGVRAVETFARAAACAEHVGDELGADALRAEGDELRTELEERAARLVARVRRARQREDAEAELTALRSLLELLAHRDDELAQEYVARARTLEAETSRTSRFPRLGR
- a CDS encoding type II secretion system F family protein produces the protein MTTSLAWLTYGLALAAIGFVLASMLVASEPPLADARAGHRGIIRARSIAAGGVMRWIDPLVRHVAAWLPPSRLGSLGVRAEEALARAGSPHGWIASELVATAIVMSTLATLGALLACAMVPRVPIALVPLATMVGAAHPLSILREARTHRERTITRALPGCVEVMALCMSAGMDFVGAVRTTLSDAVAAGSPLHDELTRMLEELQLGSTRSAALARLAERVPTRPVRDLVNAALRAEEKGSPLADALAVQASVLRQRRGVAVEEAAARASLALLAPLTLVFGAIMLLVLGPMALSIAEGL
- a CDS encoding type II secretion system F family protein, encoding MDRNFVLGVALLAVGVAIATYSTLVDPDALPARWWRAREAALSVDLAFVRARMSARAVLIAQTVGVVGALSLAMASGQPVFLLVVPFLLIGPALHLQKARAARVTAVENDVEAWLTAMASSLRTDGSIGGALAYASRLSTGAMSEELEVLLVECELGASLDDALRRLSERIRSPMITGVVALLLVGRRTGGELPALLESNARQLREIARLEGVIRSKTAEGKGQIWVLGALPLAIALALRALSPGYFDPLFEGLIGGIVLALAIALWLAAIFTARSVLSLEV